A region of uncultured Anaeromusa sp. DNA encodes the following proteins:
- the cobD gene encoding threonine-phosphate decarboxylase CobD — translation MTGFAAFEHGGNIYTAASELGVSPEAVLDFSANINPLGLPPGLKEHLASLLDGVVHYPEPEAVELRQALAESHACPSESVIVGNGAAELLYLLCYTRKPRRVLVTAPTFSEYEKAARAAGAEVAYLPLTTADGFALPWEQMSVALADADIFFLCNPNNPTGTLLEREAVLRLAEEAAKEQCFLLVDESFQDFLPEQKKYSILQDLPKLRDQAAVLRSLTKFYAIPGLRLGFMAGDSALIQDLTAKKDTWNVNFLAQQAGLWALRCSDYQQESRTYVAQAKQALYAALAPLPGVYAYEPAVNYILLDMKQTGLTSSQWRERLKQRGILVRDCANYVGLGDSHIRVAVRRKEENERLMMALAAELAII, via the coding sequence ATGACTGGGTTCGCTGCTTTTGAGCATGGCGGCAATATTTATACTGCTGCCAGTGAATTAGGGGTGTCTCCTGAGGCGGTGTTGGATTTCAGCGCTAATATTAACCCCTTGGGCTTGCCGCCAGGCTTGAAGGAACATTTGGCTTCCCTTTTGGACGGGGTTGTGCATTATCCAGAACCAGAGGCGGTGGAGTTGCGACAGGCTTTGGCGGAAAGTCATGCTTGTCCTTCGGAAAGTGTGATTGTAGGGAATGGCGCGGCGGAGCTGTTATACTTGCTTTGCTATACACGAAAACCGAGGCGCGTGCTGGTGACGGCGCCGACTTTTAGCGAATATGAAAAGGCGGCTCGTGCCGCTGGGGCGGAAGTTGCTTATCTGCCATTGACTACTGCAGACGGATTTGCGTTGCCTTGGGAGCAAATGTCGGTCGCTTTGGCTGACGCGGATATTTTCTTTCTTTGTAATCCCAATAATCCCACCGGGACGCTCCTTGAACGCGAAGCAGTGCTGCGTTTGGCGGAAGAAGCGGCTAAAGAGCAGTGCTTTTTGCTAGTGGATGAATCTTTTCAGGATTTTTTGCCGGAACAGAAAAAATACAGTATTTTGCAGGATTTGCCGAAGCTAAGAGATCAGGCGGCGGTTCTGCGTTCTTTGACTAAATTTTACGCCATTCCGGGGCTGCGTTTGGGCTTTATGGCGGGCGATTCGGCGCTGATCCAAGACTTGACGGCGAAAAAGGATACGTGGAATGTGAATTTTTTGGCGCAACAGGCAGGATTGTGGGCTCTTCGCTGCAGCGACTATCAGCAAGAAAGCCGCACCTATGTAGCGCAGGCAAAGCAGGCGTTATACGCAGCGTTAGCGCCGTTGCCGGGAGTGTATGCCTATGAACCGGCGGTAAATTATATTCTTTTGGATATGAAACAAACTGGTCTGACTTCCAGCCAGTGGCGGGAGCGCTTGAAACAGCGAGGGATTTTGGTGCGAGACTGCGCCAATTACGTAGGCCTTGGTGATAGTCATATCCGGGTGGCTGTGCGCCGGAAAGAAGAAAATGAGCGCCTAATGATGGCGTTGGCGGCCGAATTGGCCATAATTTGA
- a CDS encoding histidine phosphatase family protein gives MSKLILVRHGETTWNIEMRYQGQTDISLTANGIEQAGKVAQRLAEEKVAAVYSSDLSRAFVTAAQIAAVHGLDVLTRQDLREISFGDWEGMIYDSLDLDGGGTGNRLFSHPAEIEIPGGETFLEVQQRMMEALRELAQRHKGQTVVIVSHGAAIRTVLCDVLGMDLNRLWAIRQSNTAVNILEVLPQNVMVSLVNDVHHLR, from the coding sequence ATGAGTAAATTAATTTTGGTGCGCCATGGCGAAACAACTTGGAATATCGAGATGCGTTATCAGGGCCAAACGGACATTTCTTTGACTGCGAACGGCATCGAGCAGGCAGGGAAAGTGGCGCAGCGGCTGGCGGAGGAAAAGGTGGCTGCTGTATACAGCAGCGATTTGAGCCGGGCTTTTGTGACGGCAGCCCAGATTGCCGCCGTACATGGACTGGATGTATTGACTCGCCAGGATTTGAGGGAAATTTCCTTTGGCGACTGGGAAGGCATGATCTATGATTCTCTTGATTTAGATGGCGGTGGCACGGGAAATCGGTTGTTCTCCCATCCGGCGGAAATTGAAATTCCCGGCGGCGAGACCTTTTTAGAGGTACAGCAGCGGATGATGGAGGCCTTGCGCGAGTTAGCCCAGCGGCATAAAGGACAGACCGTGGTTATTGTGTCTCATGGCGCGGCGATTCGCACGGTCCTTTGCGATGTGTTAGGCATGGATTTGAATCGTCTTTGGGCCATACGGCAGAGCAATACGGCTGTAAATATTTTGGAAGTGCTGCCGCAAAATGTCATGGTCTCTCTTGTGAATGATGTGCACCATCTTCGCTGA